In Lampris incognitus isolate fLamInc1 chromosome 20, fLamInc1.hap2, whole genome shotgun sequence, one genomic interval encodes:
- the LOC130130615 gene encoding interferon-induced very large GTPase 1-like: protein MSTMSSDEEEFYDADDSVSNVNHVEEENRSPASQQDSLHSQCHQTHEEPVPPEKVQVSEVTFNSVCLSWDTPAGEVWSYRVSCSCDGKTFQEMKTHSNSHTFSNLTPGKEYSFHVSTQLKNGNLSKPVVISAHLQPVPPEKVQVSEVTCNSVCLSWDTPSGEVWGYRVSCSCDGKTFQETKTHSNSHTFSNLTPGMKYSFHVSTQLKNGNLSKSVVTSAHSKTQLESLLEDLGLQKYYPGKLSLSDVLKIEEKTVTDDSAECHSDLSWCFLKRLMMVNVTARNVKCTPVSELTSDATNESKDLDHLDDMVNNPNLCDTINPLDIVTALFLCSNGFLQQEIALKMSMCQFSVPLLLPSSGTHQCTLMLWAMRDIVKKYRPHSLLENKGFTEERIVSSELPMVSFVRLGECSFSKSAILNKLLSNSQQYHDTFIHRDMECGDSPRKISDGLVEISWYLPCGNKNMDIFAESVAVANLRGDIASFEKQYSFLCQASAAVFVFFDNMDSQFLLKGQHNKAKIFLVCNVQCKSFSLDALKKVAAELNLNKSNIILKNKQMNDADFVKNLRNIVRDVVNNTETKMQVEQMANIADKLEILVDEDSPECKSAKQNADAITKKIQDIPKYKDDQLLLQGKLWKELTCLEKEECRLKEARDENIETYKSNLQEKKRKLRKQQNDYDMSSAMGCFIQAISSPGLERSYFLKWMRINLDNLSREKLSGLREQYKEKCQNSENKEEIKDLDLQLSNSSLGIEHFLREMGQLYECAASLPETEASRQQLRHLPRLCAELLLDGFPVELVDGDASNIPMRWVADVLSTLNDMVSPKNKILVITVLGVQSTGKSTLLNTMFGVQFAVSSGRCTRGAFMLLIKVEEDFKKVINCDFLVIIDTEGLKSPELAQLDDSYEHDHELATLVVGLSDVTIINIAMENLTEMKDILQIVVHAFLRMKEVGKKPKCQFVHQNVSDVSAHDKNVRDRTLLLQQLNEMTQAAARMEKKEENKNFTDVMEYNPDTGNWYIPGLWQGNPPMAPVSAGYSEAVYELKKNIVKILGETKSTANKVLDFLEWTKSLWTAVKHENFIFSFRNSLVADAYMTLCTNFNKWEWEFKKHMYTWTTTAERNIANFDTSEAETEEPNLDNLLCRLSNDALSELSKWEAALLQNLEQYFKQSDGHVHLVERYREDFSNSTKSLRGRLESSVLNQLKAAADIQQGNSKVKRLNKDHTKKLEDKVFQLIYECRKNNADMTDEELDKEFDKMWDKTVSELSLTDLKVSDIFGKVEYQLRINLSHKGSHASELLSQRKLPECGKESFKIKPEVWYKRIFRQDFTTALQQMSDSIIKSCKEKVSGHVQKKTNYHDTYILEILHLIDEGLNKSKDLQISIGMEVALKQHICGKSAHDFQKMHEDFIEENDPLKCLDKNKDKYRVDFKDIFLKRDQCQKKAEEFAKLCLRPAVEAYVSSSLGPDVIDAMLEGDNSAQFGTRILFQYSILKDLLSEFKFKKYLSFICSYEDFAKTWIFDQILKKFSNGTKMSELEDRHLTKSTDHIIKAIKEVQMKKSKNLLEFVEEIRKELKELVIPQDAFVAFNILNNANQEQFAHYLTISVEEMKQALRESFKQKDTKDRFEGLGMNPQDELFKKVIGCGKQCPFCTAPCEAGGEAHKEHWASIHRPQGLGQFRWHDSKKLVTDICSSAVNSEMRFRCHATNYESHPYQKYREIFPDWNIQADSSIEASDYWKYVMTEFNHKFAQTHGAKSADIPSAWHDIKRDSAEKSLNVSFNVK, encoded by the exons AGCCAGTCCCTCCAGAAAAAGTGCAGGTTTCTGAGGTTACTTGCAACTCAGTCTGTTTGAGTTGGGACACACCATCTGGTGAAGTATGGGGTTACAGGGTGAGCTGTTCCTGTGATGGAAAGACATTCCAAGAGACGAAAACACACTCAAATAGCCATACGTTCTCAAACCTGACACCGGGAATGAAGTATTCCTTCCATGTTTCCACACAACTGAAGAATGGAAACCTGAGCAAGTCTGTTGTAACCTCTGCACACTCAA AGACTCAGTTGGAGAGCCTACTGGAAGATCTTGGTTTGCAAAAGTACTACCCAGGGAAGCTATCACTGAGCGATGTACTTAAGATTGAGGAGAAGACTGTCACTGATGATTCTGCTGAGTGCCATTCGGATCTTTCATGGTGTTTTCTCAAGAGATTAATGATGGTTAATGTAACAGCTCGGAATGTGAAATGTACACCAGTGTCTGAGTTAACAAGTGATGCTACCAATGAAAGTAAAGATTTAGATCATCTTGATGACATGGTCAACAACCCAAATCTATGTGACACGATAAACCCTTTAGACATTGTCACTGCTCTCTTCCTGTGCTCAAATGGTTTCCTACAGCAAGAAATAGCACTGAAAATGTCCATGTGTCAATTTTCGGTGCCTTTGCTGCTTCCTAGTAGTGGCACTCATCAATGCACGCTCATGCTTTGGGCCATGAGAGACATTGTGAAAAAGTACAGACCTCATTCGCTTTTAGAAAACAAAGGGTTTACTGAAGAAAGGATTGTTTCATCTGAGCTCCCAATGGTCTCGTTTGTGAGATTGGGTGAATGCTCCTTTTCCAAATCAGCGATTCTTAATAAGCTTCTCAGTAATTCCCAACAGTATCATGACACCTTCATTCACCGTGACATGGAATGTGGCGATAGTCCAAGGAAAATATCTGATGGACTGGTTGAAATTAGCTGGTATCTTCCCTGTGGGAACAAAAACATGGATATTTTTGCTGAGTCCGTAGCTGTAGCTAACCTCAGAGGAGACATCGCTTCATTTGAAAAACAGTACTCATTTTTGTGCCAGGCATCTGCAGCAGTTTTTGTGTTCTTTGACAATATGGACAGTCAGTTCTTGCTGAAAGGCCAGCACAACAAGGCAAAGATTTTCCTGGTTTGCAATGTCCAGTGCAAGAGTTTCAGTCTTGATGCTCTAAAAAAAGTAGCCGCTGAGTTGAACTTAAATAAAAGCAACATAATTTTGAAGAACAAACAGATGAATGATGCAGACTTTGTCAAAAACCTACGAAATATAGTCAGGGATGTAGTCAATAACACAGAGACCAAGATGCAAGTGGAGCAGATGGCTAATATCGCCGATAAACTTGAAATTTTGGTTGATGAGGATTCCCCAGAGTGTAAGAGTGCCAAGCAAAATGCAGACGCCATCACAAAAAAAATCCAAGACATCCCGAAGTACAAAGATGACCAGCTTCTCTTGCAGGGTAAGCTATGGAAAGAATTGACTTGCTTAGAGAAGGAGGAATGCAGGCTTAAAGAAGCTAGAGATGAAAACATAGAAACATACAAAAGCAATCtccaggaaaagaaaagaaaacttagGAAACAGCAGAATGACTACGACATGTCAAGCGCAATGGGCTGTTTCATTCAAGCGATATCAAGCCCAGGGTTAGAGAGGTCTTATTTCCTGAAGTGGATGCGAATAAACCTTGATAACTTGTCTCGAGAAAAGCTCTCTGGTCTCAGGGAGCAGTACAAAGAAAAATGCCAGAACTCTGAAAACAAAGAGGAAATTAAAGACCTTGACCTACAACTGTCTAACAGCTCCCTTGGGATCGAACACTTTTTGCGGGAAATGGGTCAGCTCTATGAGTGTGCAGCCTCCCTTCCAGAAACTGAGGCATCACGTCAACAGCTGCGGCATCTGCCAAGACTATGTGCAGAATTGCTCCTTGATGGATTTCCTGTGGAGCTTGTAGATGGGGATGCATCCAACATACCTATGAGATGGGTGGCTGATGTTCTCTCTACGCTAAATGACATGGTTAGTCCAAAGAACAAGATCCTGGTTATCACAGTTCTTGGTGTTCAGAGCACAGGAAAATCCACTCTTCTTAACACCATGTTTGGAGTGCAATTTGCAGTTAGCAGTGGCAGATGCACAAGAGGTGCTTTTATGCTGCTCATCAAAGTTGAAGAAGATTTCAAAAAAGTGATAAACTGTGACTTCTTAGTGATCATTGACACCGAGGGCCTGAAGTCACCGGAGCTTGCACAACTTGATGATAGCTATGAACATGACCATGAGCTTGCAACACTCGTTGTGGGGTTGAGTGATGTCACAATAATTAACATTGCAATGGAGAACCTGACAGAAATGAAGGACATCCTACAAATTGTAGTCCATGCTTTTCTCAGGATGAAAGAagtgggaaaaaaacccaaatgtCAGTTTGTTCACCAGAATGTGTCAGATGTTTCAGCCCATGACAAGAATGTAAGGGACAGGACGCTACTATTGCAGCAGCTGAATGAAATGACACAGGCAGCAGCCAGAATGGAAAAGAAAGAGGAGAACAAGAACTTCACTGATGTGATGGAATACAATCCAGACACTGGAAACTGGTACATCCCTGGACTCTGGCAGGGGAACCCACCAATGGCACCAGTTAGTGCAGGCTACAGTGAGGCTGTTTATGAGCTTAAGAAAAACATAGTTAAGATTTTAGGAGAAACTAAGTCAACTGCTAATAAAGTCTTGGACTTTCTGGAGTGGACAAAAAGCCTCTGGACCGCTGTGAAACATGAGAACTTCATCTTTAGCTTCAGAAACAGCCTGGTGGCTGATGCCTACATGACGCTGTGCACAAATTTCAACAAATGGGAATGGGAATTTAAAAAACACATGTACACTTGGACAACAACAGCTGAAAGAAATATCGCAAACTTTGATACATCAGAGGCAGAAACTGAGGAGCCTAACCTGGACAATTTACTCTGTCGTTTAAGTAACGATGCTTTGTCAGAGCTGTCTAAATGGGAGGCAGCTCTTCTTCAAAATCTAGAACAGTATTTCAAGCAAAGTGATGGCCATGTCCATCTAGTGGAGCGTTACAGAGAGGACTTCTCAAACAGTACAAAAAGTCTCAGAGGCCGATTGGAGAGCTCTGTGCTTAATCAACTGAAAGCAGCAGCTGATATCCAACAGGGTAACTCTAAGGTTAAAAGACTCAACAAGGACCATACAAAAAAATTAGAAGACAAAGTGTTTCAACTGATTTATGAATGCCGTAAGAATAACGCTGACATGACAGACGAAGAACTAGACAAAGAATTTGACAAGATGTGGGATAAAACTGTGAGTGAATTATCCCTCACAGACTTGAAGGTCAGTGACATATTTGGTAAGGTGGAATACCAACTGAGGATAAATCTTTCCCACAAGGGGAGTCATGCCAGTGAATTACTAAGTCAAAGAAAGCTGCCTGAATGCGGGAAAGAGTCTTTCAAAATCAAGCCTGAGGTATGGTACAAGAGGATATTTAGACAAGATTTCACAACGGCTCTGCAACAAATGTCTGATAGCATCATAAAAAGTTGCAAAGAGAAAGTGTCTGGGCATGTGCAAAAAAAGACCAACTACCATGACACTTATATCCTGGAGATCCTGCACCTGATTGATGAGGGGCTGAATAAGAGTAAAGATCTCCAGATAAGTATTGGCATGGAAGTTGCTCTGAAACAACACATTTGTGGAAAGTCAGCTCACGATTTTCAGAAAATGCATGAAGATTTCATTGAAGAAAATGATCCTCTCAAATGTCTCGATAAAAACAAAGATAAGTATCGAGTCGATTTTAAGGATATTTTCCTCAAACGTGACCAGTGTCAAAAGAAAGCAGAGGAGTTCGCGAAACTCTGCCTGAGGCCTGCAGTGGAGGCTTATGTTTCCAGTTCCTTGGGTCCAGATGTTATTGATGCAATGCTGGAAGGAGACAACTCGGCACAATTCGGCACGCGCATATTGTTCCAGTACTCCATTCTGAAGGATTTGCTCTCAGAATTCAAATTCAAGAAATATTTGAGTTTTATTTGTTCATATGAAGATTTTGCAAAGACGTGGATTTTTGACCAAATTTTGAAAAAGTTCTCAAATGGGACTAAAATGTCAGAGTTGGAAGATCGCCATTTAACAAAAAGCACCGATCATATAATTAAGGCTATCAAAGAGGTCCAAATGAAGAAGAGCAAAAATTTGTTAGAATTTGTTGAAGAGATTCGCAAGGAACTTAAAGAACTGGTCATTCCACAGGATGCATTTGTAGCTTTCAACATCTTGAACAATGCCAACCAGGAACAGTTTGCTCATTATCTAACAATATCTGTGGAAGAAATGAAACAAGCTCTTAGGGAGTCATTCAAACAAAAAGACACCAAAGACAGGTTTGAAGGCCTTGGTATGAATCCCCAGGATGAGCTATTCAAAAAGGTGATTGGATGTGGAAAACAGTGTCCATTCTGCACTGCACCTTGTGAGGCAGGAGGAGAGGCCCATAAAGAACACTGGGCTTCGATACATAGACCACAAGGCCTTGGTCAGTTCAGGTGGCATGACTCTAAGAAATTGGTCACTGATATATGTTCCTCTGCTGTGAACAGTGAGATGAGATTTCGCTGCCATGCTACAAATTATGAGTCGCAcccttatcagaaatacagaGAAATTTTCCCTGATTGGAACATTCAAGCAGATTCAAGCATTGAGGCATCAGACTACTGGAAATATGTGATGACCGAGTTCAACCACAAATTTGCCCAAACACATGGTGCAAAGTCTGCTGACATCCCTTCAGCTTGGCATGATATCAAACGCGATAGTGCAGAAAAAAGTCTCAACGTGTCATTTAACGTCAAGTGA